The segment GTTCAGTATTCGATGCATTATTATTAGTATTTGTTTTTGAATTTTGGTAATTAGTTTTTGTACGATAAGATGATTCAGTACCAGCGATTGGTCTTGGTTTTCTTTCACCATTTTCATCACGATTATAAGAAGGACGATTTCCTGGTCTTGTTGGTCGAGAGAAAGAACTAGATTCTACTTGACGTTTTGGTTTAAACTTATTAACTTTTTCACTATCTAAATTAATAACTAAAAAACGCATTACGTCTAATTGTCTTTGTTTATTTAAAGCTACACGATTAAAGTTAGCAATGTTTTCTGGTGAAGTTAGCACTTCAATAATAAAATAATGACCCTTAACTTTTTTGTTAATAGGATAAGCAAATTGACGAATAGAATCTTGTTCTTTAGTAATTTTTCCAGCATTTTTAGTTAAAATTTCACAAAATTCTTTTTTAATTAATTGTGCTTTTTCTTGATTTTGATCATCAACGATGTACATAATTTCATAATTATGCTTTTGTTTTAAATCTTCCAATGTTCGAAGACCTCCTTTTGGGCATATGGCTCTGATGAGCAAGGAGTAAAT is part of the Spiroplasma endosymbiont of Lasioglossum villosulum genome and harbors:
- the rpsF gene encoding 30S ribosomal protein S6, which codes for MEDLKQKHNYEIMYIVDDQNQEKAQLIKKEFCEILTKNAGKITKEQDSIRQFAYPINKKVKGHYFIIEVLTSPENIANFNRVALNKQRQLDVMRFLVINLDSEKVNKFKPKRQVESSSFSRPTRPGNRPSYNRDENGERKPRPIAGTESSYRTKTNYQNSKTNTNNNASNTEQKD